Proteins encoded by one window of Macaca fascicularis isolate 582-1 chromosome 10, T2T-MFA8v1.1:
- the CYP2D8 gene encoding cytochrome P450 2D17-like, whose amino-acid sequence MGLDALVPLAMTVAIFLLLVDLMHRRQRWAARYPPGPLPLPGLGNLLHVDFKNTPYCFDQLRRRFGDVFSLQLAWTPVVVLNGLAAVREALVTCGEDTADRPPVPIYQVLGIGPRSQGVFLARCGPAWREQRRFSVSTLRNLGLGKKSLEQWVTEEAACLCAAFADQAGCPFRPNGLLDKAASNVIASLTCGCRFEYDDPRFLRLLNLAQEGLKEESGFLREVLNAVPLLLRIPGLAGKVLRSQRAFLTQLDELLTEHRMTWDPAQPPRDLTDAFLAEMEKAKGNPESSFNEENLRIVVADLFSAGMVTTSTTLAWGLLLMVLHPDVQRRVQQEIDNVIGQVRRPEMRDQARMPYTTAVIHEVQRFGDIVPLNMPHMTSRDIEVQGFLIPKGTTLFTNLSSVLKDEAVWEKPFRFHPEHFLDTQGHFVKPEAFLPFSAGRRACLGEPLARMELFLFFTCLLQRFSFSVPAGRPRPSHSHVVGFLVTPSPYELCAVPR is encoded by the exons ATGGGGCTGGATGCACTGGTGCCCCTGGCCATGACAGTAGCCATCTTCCTGCTCCTGGTGGACCTGATGCACCGGCGCCAACGCTGGGCTGCACGCTACCCGCCAGGTCCCCTGCCACTGCCGGGGCTGGGCAACCTGCTGCATGTGGACTTCAAGAACACACCATACTGCTTCGACCAG CTGCGGCGCCGCTTCGGGGACGTGTTCAGCCTGCAGCTGGCCTGGACGCCGGTGGTCGTGCTCAATGGGCTGGCGGCCGTGCGCGAGGCGCTGGTGACCTGCGGCGAGGACACTGCCGACCGCCCGCCTGTGCCCATCTACCAGGTCCTGGGCATCGGGCCGCGCTCCCAAG GGGTGTTCCTGGCGCGCTGTGGCCCCGCGTGGCGCGAGCAGAGGCGCTTCTCCGTGTCTACCTTGCGCAACTTGGGCCTGGGCAAGAAGTCGCTGGAGCAGTGGGTGACCGAGGAGGCCGCCTGCCTCTGTGCCGCCTTCGCAGACCAAGCCG GATGCCCCTTTCGCCCCAATGGCCTCCTGGACAAAGCGGCGAGCAACGTAATTGCCTCCCTCACCTGCGGGTGCCGCTTTGAGTACGACGACCCTCGCTTTCTCAGGCTGCTGAACCTAGCACAGGAGGGATTGAAGGAGGAGTCGGGCTTCCTGCGCGAG GTGCTGAATGCCGTCCCCCTCCTCCTGCGCATCCCTGGGCTGGCTGGCAAGGTCCTACGCTCCCAAAGGGCTTTCCTGACCCAGCTGGATGAGCTGCTGACCGAGCACAGGATGACCTGGGATCCAGCCCAGCCACCCCGAGACCTGACTGACGCCTTCCTGGCAGAGATGGAGAAG GCCAAGGGGAACCCCGAGAGCAGCTTCAATGAAGAGAACCTGCGCATAGTGGTGGCTGACCTGTTCTCTGCTGGGATGGTGACCACCTCGACCACACTGGCCTGGGGCCTCCTGCTCATGGTCCTGCACCCGGATGTGCAGC GCCGTGTCCAACAGGAGATCGACAACGTGATAGGGCAGGTGCGGCGACCAGAGATGCGTGACCAGGCTCGCATGCCCTACACCACTGCCGTGATTCACGAGGTGCAGCGCTTTGGGGACATTGTTCCCCTGAATATGCCCCACATGACATCCCGTGACATCGAAGTGCAGGGCTTCCTCATCCCTAAG GGGACGACGCTCTTCACCAACCTGTCATCGGTGCTGAAGGATGAGGCCGTCTGGGAGAAGCCCTTCCGCTTCCACCCCGAACACTTCCTGGATACTCAGGGCCACTTTGTGAAGCCAGAGGCCTTCCTGCCTTTCTCAGCAG gccGCCGTGCATGCCTCGGGGAGCCCCTGGCCCGCATGgagctcttcctcttcttcacctGCCTGCTGCAGCGCTTCAGCTTCTCGGTGCCCGCCGGACGGCCCCGGCCCAGCCACTCTCATGTCGTTGGCTTTCTGGTGACCCCTTCCCCCTACGAGCTTTGTGCTGTGCCCCGCTAG
- the CYP2D6 gene encoding cytochrome P450 2D17, whose product MELDALVPLAVTVAIFLLLVDLMHRRQRWAARYPPGPLPLPGLGNLLHVDFKNTPYCFDQLRRRFGDVFSLQLAWTPVVVLNGLAAVREALVTCGEDTADRPPVPINQVLGFGPRSQGVFLARYGPAWREQRRFSVSTLRNLGLGKKSLEQWVTEEAACLCAAFTDQAGRPFRPNSLLDKAVSNVIASLTYGRRFEYDDPRFLRLFDLTHEALKEESGFLREVLNAVPLLLRIPGLAGKVLRSQKAFLTQLDELLTEHRMTWDPAQPPRDLIEAFLAEMEKAKGNPESSFNEENLRIVVADLFSAGMVTTSTTLAWGLLLMILHPDVQRRVQQEIDNVIGQVRRPEMGDQARMPYTTAVIHEVQRFGDIVPLGVTHMTSRDIELQGFLIPKGTTLFTNLSSVLKDEAVWEKPFRFHPEHFLDTQGRFVKPEAFLPFSAGRRACLGEPLARMELFLFFTCLLQRFSFSVPAGQPRPSHHGVFAFLVTPSPYELCAVPR is encoded by the exons ATGGAGCTAGATGCACTGGTGCCCCTGGCTGTGACAGTGGCCATCTTCCTGCTCCTGGTGGACCTGATGCACCGGCGCCAACGTTGGGCTGCACGCTACCCGCCAGGTCCCCTGCCACTGCCAGGGCTGGGCAACCTGTTGCATGTGGACTTCAAGAACACACCATATTGCTTCGACCAG TTGCGGCGCCGCTTCGGGGACGTGTTCAGCCTGCAGCTGGCCTGGACGCCGGTGGTCGTGCTCAATGGGCTGGCGGCCGTGCGTGAGGCGCTGGTGACCTGCGGCGAGGACACAGCCGACCGCCCGCCTGTGCCCATCAACCAGGTCCTGGGTTTTGGGCCGCGCTCCCAAG GGGTGTTCCTGGCTCGCTACGGGCCCGCGTGGCGCGAGCAGAGGCGCTTCTCCGTTTCTACCTTGCGCAACTTGGGCCTGGGCAAGAAGTCGCTGGAGCAATGGGTCACCGAGGAGGCCGCCTGCCTCTGTGCTGCCTTCACCGACCAAGCCG GACGACCCTTTCGCCCAAACAGCCTCCTGGATAAAGCAGTGAGCAACGTGATCGCCTCCCTCACCTACGGGCGCCGCTTCGAGTACGACGACCCTCGCTTCCTCAGGCTGTTTGACCTAACACATGAGGCACTGAAGGAGGAGTCAGGCTTCCTGCGCGAG GTGCTGAACGCCGTCCCCCTCCTCCTGCGCATCCCTGGGCTGGCTGGCAAGGTCCTACGCTCCCAAAAGGCTTTCCTGACCCAGCTAGATGAGCTGCTGACCGAGCACAGGATGACCTGGGACCCAGCCCAGCCACCCCGAGACCTGATTGAGGCCTTCCTGGCAGAGATGGAGAAG GCCAAGGGGAACCCTGAGAGTAGCTTCAATGAAGAGAACCTGCGCATAGTGGTGGCTGACTTGTTCTCTGCTGGGATGGTGACCACCTCGACCACGCTGGCCTGGGGCCTCCTGCTCATGATCCTGCACCCGGATGTGCAGC GCCGTGTCCAACAGGAGATCGACAACGTGATAGGGCAGGTGCGGCGACCTGAGATGGGTGACCAGGCTCGCATGCCCTACACCACTGCCGTGATTCACGAGGTGCAGCGCTTTGGGGACATCGTCCCCCTGGGTGTGACCCATATGACATCCCGTGACATCGAACTACAGGGCTTCCTCATCCCTAAG GGGACGACGCTCTTCACCAACCTGTCATCGGTGCTGAAGGATGAGGCCGTCTGGGAGAAGCCCTTCCGCTTCCACCCCGAACACTTCCTGGATACTCAGGGCCGCTTTGTGAAGCCAGAGGCCTTCCTGCCTTTCTCAGCAG gccGCCGTGCATGCCTCGGGGAGCCCCTGGCCCGCATGgagctcttcctcttcttcacctGCCTGCTGCAGCGCTTCAGCTTCTCGGTGCCCGCCGGACAGCCCCGGCCCAGCCACCATGGTGTCTTTGCTTTCCTGGTGACCCCTTCCCCCTACGAGCTTTGTGCTGTGCCCCGCTAG